The Bacillota bacterium DNA segment CCTTCGGATGCACGCCCCCTCATTCGTGCTGGTGCTAGGTATGGCGATGAGCTCCCGTAGGAAGGCAGCGATGTGCTCCCTGTACCTCTCCACGGCTTCCCTCAGCTTCCGCGCTCTCTCCCTGTCCATGGCGTCGCAGTTCAAATCCATACCTCCCTCTACCCCTTCCTCGACTCCTCCGGCCCACGCATCTCGCGCAAGCCGAGGCCTTCCGTCGCGGCCGGAACGAAGCGCCCCCATCCCGGCGTCCCGACGAACTGGCCGTTCGCCCATACGACCCGTCCACGTACCATGGTTATCTTGGACACGCCCTCGACCCGCATTCCCTCGTAGGGCGTGTATCCCGCCCGTGAAACCACGCCCTGTGCGCCGATCGTGCGAGCGCATCCGGGATCGAAGACAACGATGTCCGCGTCAGAACCCGGGGCGATCGTCCCTTTCCGGGGATAGAGCCCGAACAGCCTCGCCGGGTTGTACGAGAGCATCCTCACCATGTCAGGGAGAGCCATGCCGCGCCGCACCACGCCCTCATGGTAGACCAGGGGAAGCAGGGTCTCGACCCCGGGCACCCCCGGCAGGACGTCGAAGCAAGTTGCGCCCATGGTCTTCTGCTCCCGCGTGAACGCACAGTGATCAGTGGCTATGACGTCTATCTCGCCGCCAAGGACGGCGTCCCAGAGCGCAGCCGTATCCGCCGCCGTTCGGAGAGGCGGTGTCATGATGAATTCCCGAGCAGTGTCGCCAAGGTAGACCTCCTGGGTCAAGAGGAGATAGTGCGGACACGTCTCAGCATACACGTGGTAGCCCAGTCGTCGTGCCTCTCGGACCGCATCGAGCCCGGCCGCGCTGGAGACATGCACGAAATACACGGGGATACCGGCGCTTCCGAGCCGCGCGGCAACGTCTCGAATTGCCATCGCCTCCGCTTCCGGCGGACGCGACTTTGAGTGCACCGACGGCGACGTCCTCGCCTGAGCTCGGAGCGCGGATTCAAGACGTTCCACGGTGTCATTGTCCTCAGCATGGACCGTGACGAGGAGCCCCGCCTTGCTCGCCGCGTCTGACACGGCCAGGAAGTCCGCGTCTTCCAGGAGGTAGCCGGCGGACCGGTACGTCGTGAAGAGCTTGACAGCCCCCACCCCCATCCTCGCGAGCTCAGCCATCTCGCGCGGGAGGTCCGCAGGCGCTTTCGTCACGGTCATGTGCAAGGCGAAATCCACTGCAGCGCTCGCCCCCGCTTCGTCGACGCGCGCCCGCGCCGAGGTCGTCATCGGGACCCCTGGCACCTCGTCCGCGAAGTCAACGACGCACGTCACGCCTCCGCTCGCCGCGGCCTGCGTGCCGGACGCGAAGTCATCAGCGGTGACCGCGCCGCGCGATCGGAGGGCGAAATGGGTATGCGCGTCTATGACTCCGGGGAGCACGTACTTGCCTGACGCGTCCAAGACCACGGCCTCTGGAGTTGCGGGCGCGTCATCACCGACGAAGACGATCTTCCCGCCGTCCACAGCCACGTCCGAGCGGGACTCCCCGTCCGCCGTCACCACGGTCCCACCTCTGATGAGGAAGTCCACGTGGACCCTCCCCCCTTTCCGCATGCCCCAGGCGCGCCGTCGCTATCGCGATATCCTCGTGCCGCTCATGCCATCGAGGGCTTCCAGGCACTTGTCGAGTGACGCGATGATCGAAGTCCCGCCGGCCGAAGCGAAGTTCACGGACGCCTGAACCTTCGGGCCCATGCTTCCCGCCTTGAAGTGCCCTTCAGCCATGTAGCGCCTGGCTTCCTCGATGGTCATGCTGTCCAAGGACACCTGCGACGGCGTGCGGTAGTTCAGCGCGACCTTCTCCACGTCCGTCAGGATCAGAAGCACGTCGGCACCGATGTCCGTCGCGAGTTTGGCGCTAGCTAGATCCTTGTCGATCACCGCCTCGACACCGCGCAACGTATCTCCCTCTTTGATGACGGGGATGCCTCCGCCGCCCGCCGCGATGACGACCTCGCCGCTGTCGAGGAGGCTCTCTATGGCACGTCTCTCGAATATCTGCACGGGGAGGGGCGATGGAACGACCTTGCGCCACCCGCGGCCCGCGTCCTCCTTCCACACCTCGCCCCGTTCCGCCATGAAACGTCTCGCCTCTTCTTCAGAGTAGAACGGGCCTATCGGTTTGGTAGGGTTGGAGAAGGCGGGGTCAGCGGGGTCCACCACCACCTGCGTGAGCACGGTGATCACCGAGGCACGGAGCCCCGCGCGCACGATCTCATTGTGCATGGCTTGCTGGATCATGTAGCCGATGAGTCCTTGGCTTTCTGCGCCGCACACGTCTAGCGGCATCGCCGGGACGATGTCGCGCGCCGTGTGGTTCTGGATGAGGATGTTCCCGACCTGCGGCCCGTTGCCATGGGTGATGACCACCCTGTTGCCCCTTTTCAGGAGCTGGACGATGCTTCCACACGTGGACCTGACGTTGGCCATCTGTTGCTCAGGCGTGCCCTTCTCACCGGGTTTCAGAATGGCGTTGCCACCGAGCGCAACAACGATCGTCGTCTGCACCTTGCCCTCTCCTCCCCCGGATGTCCGGTCAATGGGTCCTGAGGACACCTGCTCTTCAGGAACGCGTCTCGCTCTCCCCGCCGACCCTTCCGGCTCCGCCGAGCTGCCCCCAACGGAACGGCCCGATTGGCCTAGAACGCCGGCGGTGTAATGGCCGAGATGAACACGAGATCCTTCTCTCCCACGCTCGTGATCCTGTGTGGGATCGCGCAATAGTAATAGATGCTGTCCCCTTCCTCGAGGTGGTAGCGCTCGCCGCCCACCTCAATGTCCATGGCCCCCTGAAGCACCACAGTGCACTCCTCGCCGGGATGCGCCAAGGGTTCATCGCACGTGGAGGTGCCGGGCTCGAGCGTGGCCATCATGACCTCCATCTGCCTGTTGAGATCCGGCGACAGTAGCTCGAACGCCAAATGAGACCTCGGGAACTTCAGAGTCTTGCGGCTGTCCTTCCTGACTACGGGACTATACCCGTCTGAGTCGAGCAGGAAGTAGAATATCGGAACATCCAGCGCCTCCGCGATCTTGCGGAGCGACGTTATGGACGGCTCGGCCACGTCTCTCTCGACCTGGCTCAAGAAGCTCGCGGTGAGCCCGGTCAGAGCCGCCAGCTCGCTCAAGCTCTTGCCCTGTTCTCGACGTTTCTCACGTATCTTCCTCCCGAGCAACGTCATTCCCCCTGCACTAGAAGATCTCGGGCACGCGCCTCGAGGATCGGCCCCAGTTCCTCGATGCCCGTCCCAACCTCGATGGGAGGCGGCGCCGCCCGCTCAGCGTTGACTATGTCTTTGAGCCCGTTGCCGGTTGCTATGATGACCACAGTCTCTTCACGACCTATGATGCGGCTTTCCAAGCCGGCGCAGAGACCCGCGAGGCTCGCGGCGCCCGCAGGCTCGCTGAAGACACCGGTCGTCGAACCCAGCAGCCTCATGGCGCGGAGGATCTCGTCGTCCGGCACGGCGATCATGTCTCCCCCCGACAGGCGCACCGCTTTCAGGGCTTTCGCCGGATTGCGCGGCACGCCAACGGCGATGCTGTCTGCCACGGTGTCCTCGGGCCACGGACGGACGCTGTCGGCGCCGGACTTGAAAGCCTCAACGAGCGGCCGGCATCCCGCGGCCTGAACGCCGAGGATGCGCGGGATATGCGTTATCAACCCGGTCCTGTGGAAGTCATGAAAGCCCTTGTACACGCCTGCTACGGTGCAGCCGTCGCCGACGGAAACGACCACCCAATCGGGCGCACGCCAGCCGAGCTGCTCGCAAATCTCGAAGCTCACGGTCTTCTTGCCCTCGACGAGGTAAGGGTTGATGGCCGCGTTGCGGTTGTACCAGCCCCACCTCTCGATGGCCACCGCCGACAGCGAGAAAGTGTCTCCGTAAGAGCCGTCCACTGAGACGACGGTGGCGCCGTATAGGAGCAGCTGCATCAGCTTGCCCCGGGGTGCCCGCCGAGGCACGAAGATGCTCGACCGGAGCCCCATCGAAGCCGCACACCCCGCGAGCGAAGACGCGGCATTCCCCGTGGACGCGCAGGCGACGACGCGCCGGCCGGCCGCTTTCGCCCGGACTGCCGCGATGGCCGATGCCCTGTCCTTGAGCGATCCGGTGGGGTTCACTCCTTCGTCCTTCACGAACAGGGAGCGCGCACCGAGGGCGCGGGCAAGCCGTTTGGCGTCGTAAAGCGGGGTCCACCCGACGCGAAGCGGCGGCTTTTCCCAAGCGGGATCGACCGGCAGGAATGGCAGATAGCGCCACATGGAGCTCTCGCCGGTGGCGGCGAAGCAGTCGCGCCTGAGACGGGCGCGTCTCGCGTCCCGCCCGCTGTGCCTCCCCATCCTGTCCATCGCGCCCGCAATGACGTCATAGTCGTATACGACATCCAGGATGCCTTCAGTTCCGCAGGACGGGCATGTGAGCGCGCCGCCACGTTCCTCGACGACTCCGCAGCACGAGGTGCACTCGAGGTGCCTTATGTGTTCCACCCGCCGTCCTCCCGGAATGCCCACGAACACCCCCTGACAGGAGAATCCAAGCTCAGGAGGGGATGTTTAGCGTGGCTTAACACTAGAGTACATATTCAATTCACATTGAAGAGATCCTTCTATTTCAGGAATGTTTTCGCGCTCTGATCGCAAGAGGCTTTTTCCTCTTCCCATCTCGGAGTTCGAGGCGAGGAATCCGGAAGGATGTTGGCGTTCATAGCGCCGATGCTATGCGCGGCGTCATTCCGCGGGGATCCCTGCGTCCACGCACTGCGACCACCCCGCTTCCACACCTAGTGATACCACGAGATGGCCGAACGAAACAAGGCACGGGCGCGGCCGCTGGGTCAAGACGCAGCCTGTGTATCTCGCAAGGCCTGCACAGCCAGCGCGCACTCAATGCGCTTCTTCTGGATGGCGCACGCCACGGGATCAGGGATGAGGATGTCCCCCGACGACGCGTATGCGCTTGCATGACACCCGCCACTGCAGATGAACCTGGCCCAGCACGCTGCGCATCCCCGCTTCGTGTAAACGTGGGCGCCCCGGAACCTCTCCACGAGCGCGCGGTCGGTCTCTCCCCTGAATACGTCGCCCATGAGGAAGTCGCGTCGTCCCACGAACTGGTGGCAAGGGTAGATGCCTCCGTCGGGCGCCACGGCCAGATAGTCCACACCCGCGCCGCAGCCCGAAAGGCGTCGCGCAAGGCACGGACCGCCTTCGAGATCGACGTTGAAATGATAGAAAGAAAACCCGCTTCCCCGGCGCTGTCGCTCCACGAAAAGCTCCGCCAGGCGTTCATACTCGCGGCCGATGGCATCGAGGTCCTCCATGCGGATCCCATACGATGCGTCGCGCGCCCCAACCACGGGCTCCACTGATATGCTGAGGCAGCCAAGGTCCGCAAGGTGCAAGACGTCGGACGCGAAGTCCAGGTTCGCCCTGGTATAGGTGCCCCGCACGAAGTACGACTCAGGCCGGCGGCTCGCAACGAACCGCTTCACTCTGGGGACCACCTCATCGTAGCTACCGCCGCCGCCCGGCGCGACGCGCATCCTGTCGTGCGTCTCCCTTCGTCCGTCGAGGCTTAGCACCACGAGCATGTCGTTTTCGTTGAGAAAGCGGGCCACGTCATCGTCGAGGAGGACTGCGTTGGTGGTCAAAGTGAAATCGATACGCTTCCCGAGGCGGTCAGCCTCCGCCCGCCCGTACTCTACGGTGGACTTCACCACGCTGAAATTGAGGAGAGGCTCGCCGCCGAAGAAGTCCACGTTGAGATTGCGGCGCTTGCCCGACCGGGCGAGCAAGAAGTCCATCGCGGCACGCGCCACCCGCTCGGGCATGAGTTCCCTCGTCATGCCGAAGCTCCCGGTCTTGCCGAAGCAATACCGGCACCTGAGGTTGCAATCATGCGCCACGTGTAGGCAAAGGGCTTTGACGAGGACCTCGCCCGCGGGCTCGTACGGCTCGTCAGGGGCAAAGGGAGGAGACAGCCGGCCGGTGGACACCATCTCGTCGATCTCGTCGTACGCTTCCGCCACCGCCTGCTCCGTATGAACGGACCCGAGCTTTCGGATGACCTCGTCTCTCGAGCCCCGGTCTCTCGAGCCCCCGTAAGCCGCGGCTACATCGGCGGCCACTTCGTCTAGCTCGTGGAGACCGCCTGTCTTCACATCGAGAAGCAGGTTCACTCCGAGCACCGAGAAAACGTGCCAATTGGCCTCCTTGAGCACTCCATACGATCCCACGGCGTCCCGCGTTTCGCTCAGAGCGTCCCCTACGTTCCGAGCCACTCGAGGTTCGCCAGCGCCTCCGGTCTGTCCGGCCCCTCCGGTCTCCCCGTCCGTTCCGGCCTTTCCGGCCCGCCGACCCATCCTCGTTTGCCGCGCCGCGCCGTCACCCTGGCCCGCCGCGCATCCGCGCCCCGCGGCAGTCTCTCGTTGACGCTGTCGCCAGAGGTCCTGCGAGCTCACTTCCCGCGCTGCCTGCACACCTGATTGCCGACGGTGCACGATGTCTTGCACGCCGACTGGCACGACGCCTGACACTCCTTGCAGCCGCCCGTGGCAAGGCCGGCCTTGGTGGATCCTGCGCTCACCGTGCGAATGTGCTTCATCGAGCCCTTCCGCGTCACTCCGATCACGTTCCCTTCGCTATGTACTGCCGAGGCACCGCGCACTTCTGTGCGATGTGCCACATGTGCGATGTGCCACACCATTGATCGCCAGTGCCGGACACGCGTCCCCGGGTCCGGCCTACTCCCAGGTCAAGGCGGCTCGGTACCCCGCTCCCAAACGGAAACCCGGGATGTTCCACGGAACATTATAGCATCAGCCTCTTCTCCTGCGAAAGCCACTGGCTCAAATTTCCCCAGCAACCGCGCGTACGGACGTTGTCCACCCCGCGCCGTGAGGCTATAATTGTCCCAGAATCATCGGGACCCTCGATTCTCGATCGAGTGAGCAGCAGCGTCGGCCAAAGGCCGCGTGATGCATCCCTGCGAGCGGCGTGACTCGGTGAGGCCTCGCCACGCTTCGGCGCGTCTCTTGCAGCATGGCGCCACGGCACTGCCGCTCGGCCGCCCGTCGAGATCGCCACGGAATCCCAAATCACAAGCTGGGAGGCAGGAGCTCATGTCATCGGCCACACAGTCCCCGTCGCCATCGCGGCGCATGCGAGGGTTCGTCCAACTCGCCGACCCGAAGATATGGGTCGCGTCCACTGTTCCCATGTTCGCGGCGGGCGCGCTCGCGTACGCGGACACGGGCCGCTTCGCTGTGGGATGGTTCGTGCTCACCCTCATCGGGATCTACGCGGTGGAAGTGGGTAAGAACGCCGTAAACGAGGTGGTGGACTGGCGCTCCGGCGCGGACAGGTTCGTGTCCCCCGAGGACGCCACTCCGTTCTCGGGTGGCAAGAAGACCATAACCGGCGGCTTGCTGTCAGAGCGGGACGCCGTGTGGATAGCCGTGGGCAGCTTCTCAGTGGCCGCGATCGTCGGTGCGGCCATAGGCTTCCTCCGAACCCCCCACGCCTTCTGGATCGCGGCGCTCGGCGGATTCCTGGCTCTCGCGTACAGCGCGCCGCCCCTCTCCTTCTGCTACCGTGGTCTGGGAGAGCTCGTCGTAGGGGTGACCTTCGGCCCGCTCCTGTCGCTCGGCACGTACGTGGTCCTGGCTCAGGAGCTTTCAGCCAGGCCTCTCGCGCTCGGCGTGCCTCTCGGCATCCTGATAGCGACGGTCCTCTGGATCAACGAATTCCCTGACTTCCAGGCGGACAAGCGAGCGAACAAGCGAAATCTCGTCGTTCGCTTGGGGAAGGCAAGGGCGAGGGTGGTGTACGCCTGGCTCCTCGGCAGCGCAGAGCTGGCAGTGGTCGGCGTCGCCGCGTATTTTGGCAACCCGTGGGCCATTCTCGGCCTGGCGGGAGGCATCGAGGCGTTCCGCGCCGCGAGGGTGTGTTGGCTTGCGTACGATTCCACTCAGGAACTCGTACCGGCCAACGCCGGCACGGTGAAGACCTACATCCTCACGGGCGCCGGGCTCATCGCAGGGATGTTGATGGGCCGGTGGTTGCCATCGTAGTTGCCCCTTCGCTGCAGGTCGGCTAGCGCCGATGAGGTCTCGCTCGCTGCGATCGACCAGCCACGCTCGGCTCGCCAAACTCACATCCTTGAGGCCGAGGACGCGTTGTGCGCGACATCCGCACGGGTAACACCTGCGAGGCGTTCTCGGCCCCAGCTCAGTCCCGGCTCGCGGCCTCCGGCCACCGCCCTCTGTTCTGGCGTCTGGGGTTTGCACACTGCTCGGAGGCCGCGTCCTCGTTGCCGCCATGAACCCGTGTCCCAGGGCACAGGCGACTGCGTTGCGGCCCTGGGACTAGGACCAGTCGTGCGCGCGCACCCATCCTATGGACACAAGGCACCCCGCGACGTAGAGCACAATGCCCGCGCCGGCCACCAGCAAGGGGAGCCACACGGATCGCCCCAGGGTCGCCGCCCAGGCGGGCGCCTGCACTTGCGCGCGCCCGATAGCAGCGGACACGGCCATTGCGACTGCGAACACGCCCAACATCACCATGCGGTTGTAAGCAGCCGCCCTCGCATATCCGAGGCAGAAGAACATCGCGAGGTACACCGCCAGGACGACCAGGAGCACTCCGAAGAACGAGGCCACCGAGAGAAAACTCCCCAGGACCAGGCTCGAGGTGACCACCGCGTCCCCCGGCGCCGCCCACGTCCCGACCCTCGGAGCGATGATCCCCTGGGCGACCACGGCAAGCCCTCCGGAAAACACCGCGAAGACGACGGCCACCATGAACGTCGACAGGAATTTGCTTGTCACGATGGCCGCGTCAGAGAGAGGCAGCCCCTTCAGGAACAGGAGCGCCCGGTTCTTGTCCTCGTCGTAGGTGGACCTGATCGCGTACCCGTACACCGAGAGAGTCATCTGGAGTGCGACCACCGCGCCGACATCCTTCAGCGCGAAAGCGAGACTCGTCGCGATCACCGCCCCGACCACCAGGTAGAAAGCCAACATCCTCCTGCCCTGGATTAGGTCCTTCCACACGAGGTCTAGCACGCTTCATTCCCCCTCACGATCGCCACCAAGATGTCGTCCAGTGAGACTGGGAGCACGCGCGGCTTCGTACCCGCGAGACTGCGGATCTCCCTTTCAACGTCTTCAGAGAAGGCGGACGTTATACCCGTGAACGTTAGGTCCTCGATCTTGTGCGCTGCAAACGCCCTGCCGAGGGTCCCGCGCACGGCTCGTTCCACCTTCGCCCGGGCTTCGGCGACAGCCCTCTCGAGATGGGCGGGGTCGCGCGCTCCACCGTCCTCAGGCAGCAAGGGAAGCGGAAAGGAGACCCTCTTCCATCTGGCGAGCACGTCGTCTTTCACGTCCGAGATGACGACCTTTCCCTCGTTGATGAACGTAACGTAATCCGCGACCTTCTCAACGTCCTGGGTGATGTGGGTCGAGAAGAACACGCTTCGCCTCTCGTCCTGGATGACCGACATGAGCTCCGACAGGACGTCATGGCGCACGACCGGGTCCAGCCCGCTCGTCGGCTCGTCGAGTATGAGGAGCTCTGGCCGGTGCGAGAGGGCGAGGGCAAGTCCGAGCTTCACCTTCATGCCCTTGGAAAGCGACTTCACGGGCTTGGAGCGCTCGATCCCAAACCTCTCCAGGGTCGAGGCGTAAAGGCGGCCGTCCCATGTCGGATAGTACTTGGCGACGAAGGCACCAAGCCATGCTGGAGTGACCTCCTGGTAGAAGTGGGGCTCTTCGCCCAGGTAGCCAATGTGCCTTTTCACCTCGGTCTCGCAAGTCACGTGGTCAAGGCCGAGCACCGCGACGGTGCCTGCGGACTTCCTCACCATGTTCATGATTATCTTGATGGTCGTGCTCTTCCCCGCGCCGTTTGGTCCGATGAACCCCATGATGTACCCCCTGGGCAGCACGAAAGACACTTCCTTCAGCTCGAACTTGGGGTACCGCTTGCCCACGCCCGACAGCGCGAGCGCGGGGGCATCGGGGTCCCCGGAGCCCTTTGCTAACGCCGCGGCTCTCATTGCCGCTGCCTTCGTTCCC contains these protein-coding regions:
- a CDS encoding ABC transporter ATP-binding protein; its protein translation is MGVRTQATATTRGGATVDENARGTKAAAMRAAALAKGSGDPDAPALALSGVGKRYPKFELKEVSFVLPRGYIMGFIGPNGAGKSTTIKIIMNMVRKSAGTVAVLGLDHVTCETEVKRHIGYLGEEPHFYQEVTPAWLGAFVAKYYPTWDGRLYASTLERFGIERSKPVKSLSKGMKVKLGLALALSHRPELLILDEPTSGLDPVVRHDVLSELMSVIQDERRSVFFSTHITQDVEKVADYVTFINEGKVVISDVKDDVLARWKRVSFPLPLLPEDGGARDPAHLERAVAEARAKVERAVRGTLGRAFAAHKIEDLTFTGITSAFSEDVEREIRSLAGTKPRVLPVSLDDILVAIVRGNEAC
- the scfA gene encoding six-cysteine ranthipeptide SCIFF; its protein translation is MKHIRTVSAGSTKAGLATGGCKECQASCQSACKTSCTVGNQVCRQRGK
- the thrC gene encoding threonine synthase — its product is MRHLECTSCCGVVEERGGALTCPSCGTEGILDVVYDYDVIAGAMDRMGRHSGRDARRARLRRDCFAATGESSMWRYLPFLPVDPAWEKPPLRVGWTPLYDAKRLARALGARSLFVKDEGVNPTGSLKDRASAIAAVRAKAAGRRVVACASTGNAASSLAGCAASMGLRSSIFVPRRAPRGKLMQLLLYGATVVSVDGSYGDTFSLSAVAIERWGWYNRNAAINPYLVEGKKTVSFEICEQLGWRAPDWVVVSVGDGCTVAGVYKGFHDFHRTGLITHIPRILGVQAAGCRPLVEAFKSGADSVRPWPEDTVADSIAVGVPRNPAKALKAVRLSGGDMIAVPDDEILRAMRLLGSTTGVFSEPAGAASLAGLCAGLESRIIGREETVVIIATGNGLKDIVNAERAAPPPIEVGTGIEELGPILEARARDLLVQGE
- a CDS encoding cupin domain-containing protein, whose amino-acid sequence is MLGRKIREKRREQGKSLSELAALTGLTASFLSQVERDVAEPSITSLRKIAEALDVPIFYFLLDSDGYSPVVRKDSRKTLKFPRSHLAFELLSPDLNRQMEVMMATLEPGTSTCDEPLAHPGEECTVVLQGAMDIEVGGERYHLEEGDSIYYYCAIPHRITSVGEKDLVFISAITPPAF
- the hydA gene encoding dihydropyrimidinase is translated as MDFLIRGGTVVTADGESRSDVAVDGGKIVFVGDDAPATPEAVVLDASGKYVLPGVIDAHTHFALRSRGAVTADDFASGTQAAASGGVTCVVDFADEVPGVPMTTSARARVDEAGASAAVDFALHMTVTKAPADLPREMAELARMGVGAVKLFTTYRSAGYLLEDADFLAVSDAASKAGLLVTVHAEDNDTVERLESALRAQARTSPSVHSKSRPPEAEAMAIRDVAARLGSAGIPVYFVHVSSAAGLDAVREARRLGYHVYAETCPHYLLLTQEVYLGDTAREFIMTPPLRTAADTAALWDAVLGGEIDVIATDHCAFTREQKTMGATCFDVLPGVPGVETLLPLVYHEGVVRRGMALPDMVRMLSYNPARLFGLYPRKGTIAPGSDADIVVFDPGCARTIGAQGVVSRAGYTPYEGMRVEGVSKITMVRGRVVWANGQFVGTPGWGRFVPAATEGLGLREMRGPEESRKG
- the arcC gene encoding carbamate kinase; the protein is MQTTIVVALGGNAILKPGEKGTPEQQMANVRSTCGSIVQLLKRGNRVVITHGNGPQVGNILIQNHTARDIVPAMPLDVCGAESQGLIGYMIQQAMHNEIVRAGLRASVITVLTQVVVDPADPAFSNPTKPIGPFYSEEEARRFMAERGEVWKEDAGRGWRKVVPSPLPVQIFERRAIESLLDSGEVVIAAGGGGIPVIKEGDTLRGVEAVIDKDLASAKLATDIGADVLLILTDVEKVALNYRTPSQVSLDSMTIEEARRYMAEGHFKAGSMGPKVQASVNFASAGGTSIIASLDKCLEALDGMSGTRISR
- a CDS encoding ABC-2 transporter permease, with translation MLDLVWKDLIQGRRMLAFYLVVGAVIATSLAFALKDVGAVVALQMTLSVYGYAIRSTYDEDKNRALLFLKGLPLSDAAIVTSKFLSTFMVAVVFAVFSGGLAVVAQGIIAPRVGTWAAPGDAVVTSSLVLGSFLSVASFFGVLLVVLAVYLAMFFCLGYARAAAYNRMVMLGVFAVAMAVSAAIGRAQVQAPAWAATLGRSVWLPLLVAGAGIVLYVAGCLVSIGWVRAHDWS
- the scfB gene encoding thioether cross-link-forming SCIFF peptide maturase, coding for MPVGVQDIVHRRQSGVQAAREVSSQDLWRQRQRETAAGRGCAAGQGDGAARQTRMGRRAGKAGTDGETGGAGQTGGAGEPRVARNVGDALSETRDAVGSYGVLKEANWHVFSVLGVNLLLDVKTGGLHELDEVAADVAAAYGGSRDRGSRDEVIRKLGSVHTEQAVAEAYDEIDEMVSTGRLSPPFAPDEPYEPAGEVLVKALCLHVAHDCNLRCRYCFGKTGSFGMTRELMPERVARAAMDFLLARSGKRRNLNVDFFGGEPLLNFSVVKSTVEYGRAEADRLGKRIDFTLTTNAVLLDDDVARFLNENDMLVVLSLDGRRETHDRMRVAPGGGGSYDEVVPRVKRFVASRRPESYFVRGTYTRANLDFASDVLHLADLGCLSISVEPVVGARDASYGIRMEDLDAIGREYERLAELFVERQRRGSGFSFYHFNVDLEGGPCLARRLSGCGAGVDYLAVAPDGGIYPCHQFVGRRDFLMGDVFRGETDRALVERFRGAHVYTKRGCAACWARFICSGGCHASAYASSGDILIPDPVACAIQKKRIECALAVQALRDTQAAS
- a CDS encoding prenyltransferase, translating into MSSATQSPSPSRRMRGFVQLADPKIWVASTVPMFAAGALAYADTGRFAVGWFVLTLIGIYAVEVGKNAVNEVVDWRSGADRFVSPEDATPFSGGKKTITGGLLSERDAVWIAVGSFSVAAIVGAAIGFLRTPHAFWIAALGGFLALAYSAPPLSFCYRGLGELVVGVTFGPLLSLGTYVVLAQELSARPLALGVPLGILIATVLWINEFPDFQADKRANKRNLVVRLGKARARVVYAWLLGSAELAVVGVAAYFGNPWAILGLAGGIEAFRAARVCWLAYDSTQELVPANAGTVKTYILTGAGLIAGMLMGRWLPS